A genome region from Gemmatimonadota bacterium includes the following:
- a CDS encoding collagen-like protein gives MHYLIIAVLALGLSLMGCEGKTGPAGPTGAAGQQGQQGPPGADGDRGPQGEKGDKGDPGEPGADGAPGEKGEKGDPGEPGADGAPGEPGPPGEQGPPGPAGIPDTGGIDPIELAQAHHIAFVISGEDDPAPAISKDVIRTLRIGEEHMISAVVGAQSGKKLPSVSATVMIKVTKNEDEAITFEDGMLAAVATGKAEITASSELAGISGKLVVTVTNPVDAIMFVVGEDEDEHSGEEFLAVGQKTGVITAVAVDEDGKAVPMPRGSFEWASKDKSVATVATPNKDANDNTIDKEGVITGAGAGETMITATREGVTGSISVTVTGQATTRRIVATTSSNGNTLTADRAADGSITWPLTTVFNVNVYDTISNERTENFTLGVSINKVAVFDVTTTPALSPLLSTTADADPLVRSSTASAGADNDEIAVTLTGILAALADVATTTDVDESDNARQDSIIVTLTATGADPVNLRFTAKVPATPDN, from the coding sequence ATGCATTACCTCATAATTGCTGTATTGGCCCTCGGTCTGTCCCTGATGGGTTGCGAGGGCAAAACAGGTCCGGCGGGTCCGACCGGCGCCGCAGGTCAGCAAGGTCAGCAAGGTCCTCCTGGCGCTGATGGCGACAGGGGCCCGCAAGGTGAAAAGGGCGACAAGGGCGATCCGGGTGAACCTGGCGCTGATGGCGCTCCAGGTGAAAAGGGTGAAAAGGGCGATCCGGGTGAACCTGGCGCTGATGGCGCTCCGGGCGAGCCAGGTCCTCCTGGTGAGCAAGGCCCTCCGGGTCCAGCAGGAATCCCGGACACCGGTGGTATTGATCCCATCGAGCTGGCACAGGCGCATCACATCGCTTTCGTGATTTCAGGTGAAGATGATCCTGCTCCTGCTATTTCAAAGGATGTGATACGCACTTTAAGGATCGGCGAAGAGCACATGATCAGCGCCGTTGTCGGTGCGCAGAGTGGCAAAAAGCTACCCAGCGTTTCGGCTACTGTCATGATTAAGGTCACCAAGAACGAAGACGAAGCCATTACATTTGAAGACGGCATGCTCGCCGCTGTAGCGACCGGGAAAGCCGAAATCACGGCTTCTTCTGAGCTCGCCGGAATTTCCGGTAAACTCGTCGTCACAGTCACCAATCCTGTCGATGCGATCATGTTTGTGGTTGGTGAAGATGAAGATGAGCATTCAGGCGAAGAGTTTTTGGCGGTCGGTCAGAAAACTGGCGTGATTACCGCCGTTGCAGTTGACGAAGACGGTAAGGCGGTTCCGATGCCTCGTGGCAGTTTCGAGTGGGCCAGCAAGGACAAGTCCGTTGCTACGGTCGCTACGCCTAACAAGGACGCTAATGATAATACCATAGACAAGGAAGGTGTTATCACTGGTGCCGGTGCAGGCGAAACCATGATTACGGCTACGCGTGAAGGCGTAACGGGAAGCATAAGCGTCACCGTTACCGGTCAGGCTACCACGAGAAGGATCGTTGCTACTACTTCCAGTAATGGCAACACCTTGACCGCAGACCGTGCCGCTGATGGATCAATTACTTGGCCGTTAACCACCGTGTTCAATGTGAATGTCTACGATACCATTTCCAATGAGCGGACAGAGAATTTCACACTTGGCGTGAGCATCAACAAGGTCGCCGTGTTCGATGTAACTACGACCCCCGCTCTCTCGCCTCTCTTATCCACTACTGCCGACGCCGATCCTCTGGTGCGGTCGTCTACAGCATCTGCTGGAGCTGACAACGATGAGATAGCGGTTACCTTGACAGGTATCCTGGCAGCATTGGCTGATGTTGCAACAACAACGGATGTTGATGAATCAGATAATGCTCGTCAAGATAGCATTATCGTCACCTTGACGGCAACAGGTGCCGATCCGGTGAACTTACGATTCACCGCGAAGGTACCTGCTACGCCAGACAATTAA
- a CDS encoding beta-ketoacyl synthase encodes MSRIGIFGWGIVAPRSPNMEAFARNLEQSESWLAPFDGFGPNNFLVGEPDFDFQDYRAWIDARFPSNRYTRLVDKMDPTTLHAIGAFIQSLGQNPGLEEELQALGTSAHVYIGTGVGNIPTISRISMELYRAQRAWDHFWGSAERNARLRAYLTRHDDEGVDEAMPPHPETAPSAKRDQAEETWNAYWTSQSEELRSYLETLAEIEGMNVEGTVESGKMKLIRDKQRRKHQLQDDWGAPEPPWECVSADLIWNIHNTPASQVTMMGQIHGLSLAPVAACSTFGVCLKLGMDAIRRGEAKAVVVGATDPPPTSLLVGAFYRARVSAADGAVSKPLTGLRGTHVSGGSVLWIIGDWEYMTEKGFRPVGMEPLAVGVSSDADHIITPSKEGPRMAVGQAIEDARVSAGDIASWDLHATATPGDFLEMENLLEMVPGSVTVTARKGTFGHGMSAGGGWELTAQYLGYARGALYPTPLSRDEVNPEIESLHTRFVYDTSCPPPDGIAGKLSMGIGGINACVISRPLQDE; translated from the coding sequence TTGAGCAGAATCGGCATATTCGGCTGGGGCATCGTGGCCCCCCGTTCGCCCAACATGGAAGCCTTTGCCCGCAACCTGGAGCAGTCGGAAAGCTGGCTGGCGCCCTTCGACGGGTTCGGTCCGAACAACTTCCTGGTGGGCGAACCCGATTTCGACTTCCAGGACTACCGGGCATGGATCGACGCACGGTTTCCGTCGAACCGGTACACCCGCCTGGTCGACAAGATGGATCCCACCACGCTGCACGCGATCGGGGCCTTCATCCAGTCGCTGGGACAGAACCCGGGCCTGGAAGAGGAACTCCAGGCGCTGGGAACGTCCGCCCACGTATACATCGGCACCGGCGTGGGCAATATCCCCACCATCAGCCGGATCAGCATGGAACTGTACCGTGCCCAGCGCGCATGGGACCATTTCTGGGGATCGGCGGAACGGAACGCCCGGCTTCGCGCCTATCTCACCCGGCATGACGACGAAGGCGTGGACGAAGCCATGCCGCCCCACCCGGAGACCGCGCCATCGGCAAAGCGCGACCAGGCCGAAGAAACCTGGAACGCCTACTGGACGTCCCAGTCTGAGGAACTAAGGTCGTACCTGGAGACCCTCGCCGAGATCGAGGGGATGAACGTCGAGGGGACCGTCGAGTCCGGCAAAATGAAGCTCATTCGCGATAAGCAGCGCCGGAAGCACCAACTGCAGGACGACTGGGGCGCGCCCGAGCCGCCATGGGAATGCGTCTCGGCCGACCTGATCTGGAACATCCACAACACGCCCGCGTCGCAGGTGACCATGATGGGGCAGATTCACGGCCTGTCGCTGGCGCCCGTGGCCGCCTGCTCCACTTTCGGCGTGTGCCTCAAGCTCGGGATGGACGCCATCCGGCGCGGCGAGGCCAAGGCCGTGGTCGTCGGCGCCACGGACCCGCCCCCCACGTCCCTGCTGGTAGGCGCCTTCTACCGCGCCCGCGTATCCGCCGCGGACGGCGCCGTGTCCAAGCCCCTGACCGGGCTGCGCGGCACCCATGTATCGGGCGGCTCCGTGCTCTGGATCATCGGCGACTGGGAATACATGACCGAGAAGGGGTTCAGGCCGGTGGGAATGGAACCCCTGGCCGTGGGCGTCAGCTCCGACGCCGACCATATCATCACGCCGTCGAAGGAAGGACCGAGGATGGCCGTCGGCCAGGCCATCGAAGACGCCCGCGTTTCCGCTGGCGACATCGCCTCGTGGGATCTGCACGCCACGGCGACGCCCGGCGATTTCCTGGAAATGGAGAATCTGCTCGAAATGGTGCCCGGTTCCGTGACGGTCACTGCGCGGAAAGGCACCTTCGGTCACGGCATGAGCGCCGGAGGCGGATGGGAACTGACGGCTCAGTACCTCGGCTACGCGCGGGGCGCGCTATATCCCACGCCTCTCTCCCGCGACGAGGTGAATCCGGAGATAGAAAGCCTGCATACCCGGTTCGTGTACGATACCTCGTGCCCGCCTCCCGACGGCATTGCCGGCAAGCTGTCCATGGGGATCGGAGGCATCAACGCCTGTGTCATCTCCCGGCCGCTGCAGGATGAGTAA